From the Colius striatus isolate bColStr4 chromosome 6, bColStr4.1.hap1, whole genome shotgun sequence genome, the window GAAGGGTGGTCCAGCCCCAGAGGAGAGGGTTTCTGTGGGTGCCCCGGGGCTTTACCCACAGTagaaggagcagagagatgGGCACTCCATCCCCACTCCAAGCCCATGCCCTTGCCAGCACAGAGGGCAAAAACGGGCAGCTCTCTTGTGCCCTTGGTGTCTGGCCCAGTCACTTGCCTGGGACAGCAACTCTGGTGGCCACAGGCCATGGCCAGGCATGGCTCATTGCTGCCCACTCAGCATAGCCCCATGCCACAGGGACAAGGTGACTTGCACCATCACCTGCCACAATGTCAATCCCGATCCCACCCAACATGGACTGCGGGCAGAACTCTCCCATCAACCAACATGCCCACGCCATCGTAgtaaaacatttatttgctCAGGTGATATAAGCTACCATGTTTACAGTTTGTGAACTCACCACTGGCCACATTAAACATGACTTGggactgcagctgctgccactgccagaCTTCTTGTCACAATTTTTAGTTTTATAAAAAACCTTGGacaccagaaaaaaaggtatttagACTCGTGTGGCAGATGGGAGATGGGCAACTTGTGAACGGGGGAAGAAAGTTTATCTGATGCAGCCAACCTCGACAGCCTCTGGgcttcagctgcagcttcaaGTAAAGGTTTCAGTGGGGTGAGCACGATGAGACACGTCAATCCTCAGTGAGCTGGAACCGTATTGTTTTCTGCCGAGTCAGAACATCGGTGGTAATGTCTTCAGAGAGTGGAGGGCAGGTGTCCTGCGGGGTGTCCCCAGCTTCTGTGCAAAGAGACAAAACAGAGAGGGTGAGTGGAGCCAGATGTGACTCGCAGTGGGGCAAGGGGTGCTGGAGGGTGCTCAGTGAGCAGCCTGGACACAGCAATGCAACAAACACCCCAGGAGTGGGgagcaagcagcagcacctgcctttggCCCTGGCAACTGTTGGCTCAGGCCAACAGCACTTCAGAGGctggggcacagcaggcagGGTGTAGTAGCCATTTGGAGAAAGGGATAACGGCACTCGGCATCCCCAGTCTGGAGCTCAGCAAACTCCCACCAGCCAGCGTGGCACCAGCTGGAAGTGCTGGCACAGCATTGCTGCTGCTAAAGGGATAAACTTCGACTCTCTGCATAGCTTCAGGTTTGCACAGAACTGAAAACACCAGAACAGAGCAGTAGATGGGCAAGAATCCAGCACTTGCCCTCACAGTTTacatgcaagagaaaaaaaatcactgtataGAGAATGTGCAGGTGTGTGATTGTCCTGCCCTGAGCTCCTCCCTCATCCGCATCAATCCGTGGTGCCATGGACAgcacagccaggagcagcagtgccTCACCAGCAGCCTCACCGAGCCCAGCCTCTCTCCCTGCCACCCCGGCACAGCCTCACTTACCTTAGGGAATGCCAAGCCACAGCTGGGGTGTGCAAATGCAAACTACATACCATGTTTTAAATTCATCTTTGGCTTGCTGTAGGTtacagctcccagctgcctACTGGCTCAGTGTGTGAAGCCACAGCTCAGGTCTGGCAGGGGCTCCCTGAGCGCCCACactgcaggcaggcaggtgCTGCCCCCCGTCATCTCCTCTGGGGAGCCAGGGCCACAGCCCTCACCGGTTTTCCTCATTTCCCTCTCCCAGTGTAAGTTTCCCCTGCAGAGGAGACTGCACAGCTGGTACACAGAACACGGCGGGCGCCTCTGGAGAAGCAATCTGGTGCTGGTACATAATGCTGGCAGCACGGGAGGAGCACCAGCTCAGCACCAAGCCAGGCACACCAGCGTGGTCTCAGCTTCCACACTTGTGACAGGAATGCTTTCTAAAGTGCAGAGCTTGAAATGATCTGAGTGACAGCTTGTTCCAGCACAACAAAACCAAGAGCTCATTCTGTTCATGTTCATACAGACACAGTTCCCGGTGGtgcagccagcaatgtgccatgtttgctttttttccctttttagttTCCTTCCTTCCAAGCTAAGCCTCCTTCTTTCTACAGCAGCAGCCTTCACGCTTGGCTTTTGTGAATAAATCAATTGTATTCAAAGCCTACAGTCAGTAAGACTTTGTGGAACTTGCCTAATGGCCTTGGTCTTGTATTAGGGACATCAGGGTGTGGGTGTTTTAACCCCTACCCCTCCAGACCCACTGATCTGCACACTTTTGGTCTCTGGACATCTGCACTGTTATGAAAGCAAGATCACACCCACATTCCAGCAGTAACAGTCAGTACAGGGCACATGTATCCTTGCTTATAGGCAATGCCTAAAGCCATGTACCTGACCAGAGCCTGCATGGAAGGAAAGACAACACTGCTGAGGGTGTGAGGTGGGCAGGAACCAGCTGGACCCCCTCGGTGCCTGATGCCCGGAGGGATGATTCAGCTCTGAGGGCAACAGCAGCGGAAGGGTATGAAGCACTATGGAGACACTTGCAGAAGGAACTGGCACTTTGTTGCCTGGGAGCCCCAGCCGGGCAGAGATGCTGTGGGGGTTAATgatccagcagcacaggctctggCACCAGGcccagacacccccacacacagagAGGTACGCAGAAACATGGCTGCAAAGCGAAAAGATGGGACACAGATTTTCTATAAGCAGGACCCTAATGACAGGGTTTGATTCTTTTAAATCAGAACTTTGACCACAATCAAGATTACCTACTATGTGCAATTTTGTGGCTGATGTTTTTGCCCCTTTTAGAGGCCAATGGCACACCCCAAGCTGCAGGCAGCACCCTAGAATGGGACAGAAAATGTTGCTCAGCTATTGCAATGCTGACAGATGTTGCCACTCTGCAAGCAGTACCTCTGAAATGTCGGTTCCTCTCGATTAATAGGAACAGAAGTGATAGTAAGTGATAGCAGCTGTGACCATTACTTCTGCCAGTTGAATCAATTACCGGGGGAAGAAATGCACTGCCTCTCTGTGCAGGGTGCCTGCTCTGGGCACAGTTTCACAGCAGCAAAGGATGGGCAATGCTGAGTCTTCACGTGTGCAGtaaacagcagctgtgctgggctgcagccaccacAGCTCAGCGCTGCCCCATCAGCCCAGGATGCACCTGCCTGGCTCAGTGGCCATGCTCAGTGGTGGAAGGAGTGCTGAGGAGACGCTttgtgcagccccagcacagagaCCAACAGGGCTTCCATGGTCCCCAGGAGGCGGGAGCATCCCTTTGCTGCCAGCAGCAAGCCTCGAgcctccagcagccctgtggccagtggggatGAGCCgaccccacagcagcaccttgGCAGCACCCTCTCAGGCAGTCATTtggcctggcagcagctgctctggtgGGGTCTACCGGGCCCTTCCCAGCCAGAGCAACATGTGCCTGGTTCAGGACACATGGCCATCACTTTCCAGTTCACTCTTCATCACTGCCTGGGTGCGTGGTGAAGGTTGTCAAACACACAGGAACACGCTGGCAGAAATAAAGCCACGTTGGCACCCAGAACGGAGCAGTACCATATATTCACCGTAAAGAACATGCCCAGAACAAAAGTggaaaggcagcacagaaaaCAACTAACACAACAAACTTTTCACTCAGCAATGCCCTGCTTCTCTATCTGACCATTGCTTGTACCAGCCCCCCTTAACACAACACGTATCTCCTGGGAAAACAATTAGGAAAAGGTGCAAGAGGAAGCAAGTGCCAGCAGTTTAAATAAGAGTAAACAAATTCCTGgagcagcttctcctcctctggTACTTGTGACAAAAGACACCATCTCATGGCTAAAACCTCCATTAACCTGCTTTCAAAGAATACCCCAAGGAGCTGACCCTAGGCTGGGTGATGCCCCCAGGGCAGGTTGGCACCATCAGCTTCAGCTCTCTGCCAGCTCCCACTGGCAGCTCTGGGCAATGCCCTCCCTCCACTACACCCCAGGGCTGCCCGACATGCCAGCACCCACCCCCTGCAACAGGGAACACTCTGCTTGGGTTCACTGCACTCCTATGATCATGGCTGAAGCATCAGAAAACGTTGAAGCACTGCACCCTGAAGACAGATGTACGGATGCGATCCTGATCAAGGAATGTCTCGGCACTTTTTCCACCTCAAACTATGGCAACCTCTGGTTTTGCAGAACAGAAAGGACACAGAATTTCCTCCTTTGTAAAGCTTTGTACACTTTGACTGAATCAAGCCTGAATAAAATGAATGTCCCACTGCACAGGTACTCCAGGGGAAATGGCAGATTTCATGCTCAGTGCTTTCCCAAGGGCCTCTCCTCTTTGCTGAAGGGAGAAAGCTGCACAAGACCAATATTCAGCTATCCAGGCCTAGCCTTTCCTACACAATTAGCAGAGAATTAACTCAAATGTAGGGACATATGGTCCTTCTAAGCTGCTTATACAGATGCAATGTGGACAGAAGACTCAGTCCCAGTGTTTACAAAATGATCCCcttgagtaaaaaaaataaaaatacaaaaataaatgtccCTAAACCACAAGAAGCTGCCAATATTTTAACACTTTCACAAAACATCAGACACCTTTATGTCCAATCTTAGACAACGTataaagcattttcatttgatttttaaacagcaCTATTGTAACATATACCTCAGCGGGaaacctttgcagctgcctCCACGCCCAAGCGCAAGGCGAAGGTGCTtgtctgcagagagcagctctcACTGGGGCATGGAAGCGCTCCTTTGTCCCACACTCACAGTGCCCCATTGCCACACCTCCAGGACACCTCACTGCCTCTTATAGCAGCCAGCACGCCTTCCACAGCCAGTTTCTGTGCACACAGCCCCTCGAGAAGAGCGTGGACTCCCAGGGAAATCTAAGGATGGAAAGCCTCTTTGGTAACTGTTGCAGCAGGAAGGGAATACTCTAATTTTGagactttgtttcctttttggtCTCTGCATGTTCCAAAGGAAGTAAAAGGGCtttctaaaaaagaaacagtctcTTCTTTGTATGTCCTTTCCATCACTCCCACCCAGACTCTCCTTCTGTGACAGCCAGCAGAACCACTGAGAGCAACCCACGATGGCTGACAGCAAGAGAGATCACCTGGTGTGGCACTCAGAGGCAGACTCAGGGGCTGCCAGGCCATGAGCTGGTCCCTGCCATGATGGTGCTTGGGCCAGCTTGCTGCCCTGCTTAGACAAAGTGTCTTCAGGCATCTGCTTGGGTTACACTGCCCTCAAGAACAAGCATACAGGGTGTAAAATTGCACTGTTCAGCTGCAAAGCCCACATCAAATTTATCATTTGGCATCTGAGAACACGCTAAGTGTCCAGAGTTAAGCTGTCTCTCATTTAAACATGGTGACCATACAAGTTTCATTAATATTGTCTTTTCTTTagaaggagcagagcagcagatgcATGTCTGCCAACATCCTGATGACACGGggctttcagctgctgtcacctATTGCCGTATGTTGATGTCTTTACCTAGTGGCAATTATTCTATCCTAGGGGCACCACAATCAAACAGCAGGTTAAAGATGAGACCACTTTCCAGTCCTTTCATTGTGTGTGGGGATTAAAGGGAACTGTAACAAACTGTAAAGCTTAAAGGAAATGTGCCCCGAAACAAGTCTAGTAAAGCAGACGACTGTCATCATCCCGATCAGTCCTCACTCTGAGTCGCTATACAGACATGTCcatctgctgcagccctgccctgcagcactgggccttgctccctgccctgtgcaACTCTGCCAAGTCACATCTCCCTGCCCCAAAGGGGTCTGCAGCATCACAGCCATCCTGCGCAGGGGCTGCTCCCCATTTCCCATGGGCTCCCCTTGGCCCACAGTTCACACCACGGTGCACCCTTGCTGACGGGACGGAAGGCCTCTGCTGCCCTGACAGCCGGGGCACGGGTCAGCACTGAAATGCTGCAGCACACCCAGCCTGCCACGGGTGGGAGGCAACAGGTAGACCCCTGCCTTGGCTGCTGGCACTCAACAGCAGTGGGTCTGTCTAGCACTGGCACCAAGCAAAGCTACGGTAGCCCCATGCTCTTGGGCAGGGCCAGCCGAGGAGGGTGAGCTGCGAGCGGGTGGCCACTGCCGCCGCCAGGCCCGGTGCTGCAGGAAGAGAGGAAACTTCACCCctgcaccttcctcctcctgctgccctcaTAGTGGGACCCACGAGCAGCCTCGTGGGCCCCAGGCACGGCTTCTGGGCGGGCAGTGACCGCGAGGCTGGCTGGTGTACGGAGtgagtattttattttacacaACATAACAACACAGCGTTGTTGTTTCTGTACAGCATCTGCCTAAAAACAAAGGCAACACCATTGTCACGGAAAAGAAATGTACAGTCTGAccgttttaaaaaatatcattttactGATTGATCCAGAAGTGGTTATTTGTTAGCTTGGAGGAAATTGCATTTCCTTTATAAAAGGCTTTTTCTGTGAAAACTCTCTCTTGTGTTTTCTGCTACTGCAGAACCAGGAAGCCAGTCCTAGAGTAGGGAAGGCACTGGTGCTGTTTCATGCTTTTTCTCacctcttaatttttttttttccttttttttttcttttttaaatctctgaaCGTTGCCTTCGATTTTGAGAGTaaagaaaatcaaatgaaaattaaagaaaacccTGTGCACACTGGGTGGCTTACACAGAACCCCGCATGAAAAAGCCATTAATCAAGGAGACAGCAGTGGACTTCCAAATCCAGTTCCCCGGGACAGGGAGTTTCACACAAcgtttggtggtttgtttttttgttaaaatacaaattaaaattaaaaaagaaagaaaaagaaaaaaaaagagaaaaaaataaaagcaggtcACACAGTGCTTTCCAATATCCACTCAGAACTGGAGAAAGTTGCTTTTCCACTATCCACATCAGAGCTGTCTGACTGGACTAGCATCCCGTTCATGGACATGCTCCTTTTGGACCGCAATCCGCCCGAGGCCCGGGCGCTGCCGGGGCAGCGGGACTCCATCAGCTCGCCGCCCAGGGAGAGCCTGCGCTTGGCTCGGGATGCGTCAGCTGGCAAAGTGAGGAACTTACTTGGCTTTGATTGTGCTCTTTTGTACGTGGGAGCCCCTTTAACAGAGTCGGGGGGACGGCTAGCTAACTGCAGGGCAGTGGAGTTATTTCTGTTAGTGTTTTGGGACTCGATGCTGCTGACAGCTTCACTCTGCGGCTCGCTGCTTGGCTTTGGCCCCGGCTTTCGCTTCTGCTTCTGGGAGACAGAAGTGCTGGAAGTCCAGGTGGGAGGCAAAGCGGAGGTAGTAGTGGCCGAGTCCTGGCTGGAGCCAGTCTCTGGCGACTGCATCACGCCATCGCCCGCAGCCTTGCAGCACTGGACGCTCTCTTCATGCCCAACAGCCTGCTTGGACACTGACTGCGACAGCACCCCGCTGCAGCCCTGGATCTGAGCCCCATTCGTCTGCGAGTACACGTTGCTGACCTTGGTGGCCTTCTGTTGCCCGTTGTTGTTACACACTTTGTAGCGGATCATGAGGATAATGATGAACACAAGCACAGAGGCCACGATGATCCCACCGATGATGATAATCATGGTTCCACCCAGGAACTGAGACTGCATGAAGTGACAGCGCACATAATCCTGCTCGGTGGTGAACTGCGTGCAGCCCACCACCCTGGTGGCAGTGAGCGAGGTGATCCCATCGTCGTAGATGGCCAATACGCACAGGTCGTACATGGTCCCCGCAGCCAGGTTGTTGACTAGGAAGGTTTTGCTTGTGGGAGGTATCATtctgaggaagaaggaaattaGTGTGAATGAACTAGGCAGACTAGCAGGCACCTCCCCGCTGTGGTGAGCACAGCCAGGGCTTAGCTGCTCCGCTGGGGCCACTggccctgcagggctgctcaAGGGCCCTGTGGCACCTCCTGCCCTATgccggctgcagcagcagccactgccacaGCCCCGGCCCAGCTCAGTGTGGCACAACCCCCCCAGAGAGCACATCAAAAACATAGAAGGAATTACCAAGCAGACAGAGTTTTGTGTGGTGAGACTCTTACACCTGGCAGTATGGAGCCTTTCTGCACTCCACCCGCACACCAGCACAGACATTAGCAGATATCTGCGCCACGAGAAACACCTTTCTCCCTCTGTTTCCATAAAACCGAGAGCATTAAGATCCATTTAACTCACGTAACTTTACAATCTTTCTGCCAATCACATTACTTCAGAGGATTAGAGGTCCATTTGGATTATCTAAAAATAACACCGTTCAAGGTAATTTCCCTATTTGTGAGGAGGAAATTGCAGGAGGCTCCCACcacctgctgctgtgggcagggcaGCATGGCGTGGGGCTGcccagagccaggggcagcacgtcagcacccagcagcctggcagggccctgcaggcAGGCTGAGACTGCCTTACCTGTAAACAAGGGAGTCATCATAAGTGCCGTTGTACTGGATTTGGAACATACGTATCCCAGGTATATTCCTCTGAAAATTGAATTTCAGCAGAGCAGTAGAGGACGTCGCTTCCGCAACGACCACCTTCTTATCTTGGCTAACTTTAGTATCCCCGTTGCTACTGCTTGCGTTGGAGCCCGACTTGGTGGAAGTGGAGATATCCGAGGAGCCAGGGTCAGGCTCGTGGATGTGGTTCGTGCTGTTCAGCAAGTGGGGGAGTTTGATTATGTGCAGGTCCACTGTCTGCGTGGCCTCCCCAGCCGGATTGGAAGCAATGCAGGTGAAGGAGCCCGTGTCCTTCACCGTTGTTATAAGGATGTCAAGCGTCCCATTGTCGTACACCACGGACCTCGTCGCATTTGAAATCAGTTTGCCCTCAGGTGAGATCCAATGAATTGCTGGTTCAGGGTCCCCCCGGGCTTTACACCGCAGTGCTGCCCGCTGGCCCTCCAGCACCCGCAGCTCGTGGGTGTGCCTGGTGATGAGAGGAGGCTCGCACAGGAACTCCTCCTCGGGGATCGACCAGAAGTACCGGCCGGACAAGAGCGTGGGAGAAGCACAGGTCTCCAGGTCGTCTTCCCTCGAAAGACGCCTCAGCCACAAAAGCTCACAGTTGCAATGCAAAGGGTTCCCACCAAAGCTCAATGCAAAAGTTGAGGGGCTGATAATTCCTGAGGTTGCTAGTACCTGAGCTCGCTGGAAGAGAGGgtcaggtggtagcttctgcaGTTTGTTAGACGTGACATCCAACCTGGTCATCTTGTGAAGGTGGGAGAAGGTCCCTTTAGGAATATGGTCAATCATGTTGTGGTCTAGACTGAGCGTGTGCAAACTAACCATCTTCTCCACTGCATCCCAGGGGATGGTTTCCAGATTGTTGTAAGACAAATCCAGTTCCTCAAGAGCTAAAACATCATCAAAAGCTGTGGAAGAAATTAAAGTCAGCTGGTTGTTGTTAAGTATCAAGTGGTGGAGATTGGAGAGACCACTGAACATGTCGTTAGTGATCTTAGTCAATCGGTTGCTGTTCAAATGCAAAGCCCGCAAATTGCGCAAGTCGGCAAACGCGTGAGGTGTAATAAAACTGATTGTATTCCTGGACAGCGTCAGGTCCACTAGGCTGGTCATGTTGGCAAAGTCTTTCCTCTTAATGTTTGTAACAAAGTTGTCTGCCAGCCGTAACTCCACAGTCCTCCTGTCAATGTTGGGAGGAACAAATAAGAGCCCTTTCTTGGCACAAAGGGTGGCAAGGTTCGGAGACAAAATCTGACAGACACAGCGCTTTGGGCAGATCTGAGCTCTCACCACTATGCCAGTgaacagcagaaacaaaagcagtttttccatTGTAGATCTGGTTCAAGAGCCTGTAAGGGAGAGTAAACATCTGTTAGTCTCTGCAAGACAAGCAAATGACGTAATAATAGAGTAAAGACAAACTGTCTGGGGTTAAATCATGAAACTGAGGTTCACGTAACAGTGTGCCATCTTGATCTTGCAAACTGATGTCTTTATCATTCTCTGTATCCTGACACAAGAGCTTCTGTACTACCTTCCAGAAAAGCAATTGAGACAGGCAGAAGTTTGCATACACACATCTATACCCCTAAACACCAAAGATACAAACGACAAAGCAAGTACTTGGAAGCAACTGGTGGCACAGTACGTGGCACCAGCAGTGCCTTCCGGGCCCCTCCTGCCAGAGGTCATCCCTGCTGGCCAGTGCACCTCTGCTTCAGGCACTCAGCTTTCCCATTTGCCACAATGCCATTTATATCTTGAAAATGAGGGATGTTCCACGTATGCTTTACTTGCTAAGCTAAAACTCTCAGCAGCCTCTAAATCATGGCAATTCAATGAGTTTAGAGCCATCTCTATCAAACATTTAAGCTCTTAATGCTATTTTTGGAATAAACTCAGAACAAGCTAATTTTATATTATTCAAATCcccaaaatgcaaataaaatgaacaaaaaaaaccccaccccgaAAAGGCCCCACAACAGCAGAGATCTAAATAAAAATGGAACATCAGCTAATTTTAGATCGTTGCTGTTTTCccagctgccacagccagcagtgCTGCGCTCTTCTGCAGAAAGCCTGACAGTTCAATTAGCCTTATCTCCTGCATTGCCAGATCCAGGAGCCTCATGCAGTTTGCAAACAAGGGAGATAACAACAATGCCCACACCAGCAAAATGAAATCATCTATCAGTGACGATGCCAAAAGCTCCACCAGAGCCGTGTCGCCGGTTTCTGGACTCCATGTGCCAGCATCCCCCCTCGGGGCAGGCAGGCAGACGTGGCCCTGGCAGCACTGTCCTGCAGAGAAGCACCTGCATGTCTGAGAGGAAACTTGTGCAGTCATAAGCAACTGAACTCAGAGGGACTCTGCATTGGAAATGAAGCACTCGTCTCCCTCCGGGATGGATAAAATTATACGCGTACAGATCGGATTACTCAGATGCATTATCGTCCCAGAAATGTACTAAAGAAGCtcagctgaaaagaaataaagtttcACAGCTAGTGATGAGCAGGAGTCTTTAATCATCATAGATATTTCAAGACATTTCATGCCAGAACAATAACTACTGGTCCTATTGTCCAGTCTGTCCATAATACACCCACAGGGCCATGCAAATCAAGAGAAGCCAACAAGTTGCAAAAAGGATGAGTGAAATTACCAGCTTCTAAACCTTCCTCTTCAACACTATACTTCCTGATACTTCTAGGGACTTCTGTAGGTTTTCGTGACAACTGGCTCCAACACTTGTGtccccactgaaaaaaaaacccagtacaCTACTGTGGTCTTCAACTGAGTGTGCTACCGCAGGCATGGCCTACAGCTACTGCAGCACTGGGAACTGAGCCTCAACCAGTACCATTACTGCTGCCACTGCCTGTAGCAGCAAGTAAACTTCACAGGGAGCACTCAAGCATATTTTGTGGCCTCAGTTTAATCCGGCTCATGCCAGCATTGCCAGTCAGGGTGGTCCTGAATGTGGGACACACTTGCAGGAGAATGGCACTGCTAAACAGCGGAGAAGGAAGCATGCAGAGAAAACAGCCATGAGCCCCAC encodes:
- the LRFN5 gene encoding leucine-rich repeat and fibronectin type-III domain-containing protein 5 isoform X2, producing the protein MEKLLLFLLFTGIVVRAQICPKRCVCQILSPNLATLCAKKGLLFVPPNIDRRTVELRLADNFVTNIKRKDFANMTSLVDLTLSRNTISFITPHAFADLRNLRALHLNSNRLTKITNDMFSGLSNLHHLILNNNQLTLISSTAFDDVLALEELDLSYNNLETIPWDAVEKMVSLHTLSLDHNMIDHIPKGTFSHLHKMTRLDVTSNKLQKLPPDPLFQRAQVLATSGIISPSTFALSFGGNPLHCNCELLWLRRLSREDDLETCASPTLLSGRYFWSIPEEEFLCEPPLITRHTHELRVLEGQRAALRCKARGDPEPAIHWISPEGKLISNATRSVVYDNGTLDILITTVKDTGSFTCIASNPAGEATQTVDLHIIKLPHLLNSTNHIHEPDPGSSDISTSTKSGSNASSSNGDTKVSQDKKVVVAEATSSTALLKFNFQRNIPGIRMFQIQYNGTYDDSLVYRMIPPTSKTFLVNNLAAGTMYDLCVLAIYDDGITSLTATRVVGCTQFTTEQDYVRCHFMQSQFLGGTMIIIIGGIIVASVLVFIIILMIRYKVCNNNGQQKATKVSNVYSQTNGAQIQGCSGVLSQSVSKQAVGHEESVQCCKAAGDGVMQSPETGSSQDSATTTSALPPTWTSSTSVSQKQKRKPGPKPSSEPQSEAVSSIESQNTNRNNSTALQLASRPPDSVKGAPTYKRAQSKPKAGDTPQDTCPPLSEDITTDVLTRQKTIRFQLTED
- the LRFN5 gene encoding leucine-rich repeat and fibronectin type-III domain-containing protein 5 isoform X1 — protein: MEKLLLFLLFTGIVVRAQICPKRCVCQILSPNLATLCAKKGLLFVPPNIDRRTVELRLADNFVTNIKRKDFANMTSLVDLTLSRNTISFITPHAFADLRNLRALHLNSNRLTKITNDMFSGLSNLHHLILNNNQLTLISSTAFDDVLALEELDLSYNNLETIPWDAVEKMVSLHTLSLDHNMIDHIPKGTFSHLHKMTRLDVTSNKLQKLPPDPLFQRAQVLATSGIISPSTFALSFGGNPLHCNCELLWLRRLSREDDLETCASPTLLSGRYFWSIPEEEFLCEPPLITRHTHELRVLEGQRAALRCKARGDPEPAIHWISPEGKLISNATRSVVYDNGTLDILITTVKDTGSFTCIASNPAGEATQTVDLHIIKLPHLLNSTNHIHEPDPGSSDISTSTKSGSNASSSNGDTKVSQDKKVVVAEATSSTALLKFNFQRNIPGIRMFQIQYNGTYDDSLVYRMIPPTSKTFLVNNLAAGTMYDLCVLAIYDDGITSLTATRVVGCTQFTTEQDYVRCHFMQSQFLGGTMIIIIGGIIVASVLVFIIILMIRYKVCNNNGQQKATKVSNVYSQTNGAQIQGCSGVLSQSVSKQAVGHEESVQCCKAAGDGVMQSPETGSSQDSATTTSALPPTWTSSTSVSQKQKRKPGPKPSSEPQSEAVSSIESQNTNRNNSTALQLASRPPDSVKGAPTYKRAQSKPSKFLTLPADASRAKRRLSLGGELMESRCPGSARASGGLRSKRSMSMNGMLVQSDSSDVDSGKATFSSSEWILESTV